One stretch of Schistocerca nitens isolate TAMUIC-IGC-003100 chromosome 11, iqSchNite1.1, whole genome shotgun sequence DNA includes these proteins:
- the LOC126212781 gene encoding loricrin-like — MPRSDLAGRAALPPPPPCLGAGGGAAGCCCGEAGAGGRGGGGSCSWSSSVISQMSGESREEDDDAAAGGQNWRGGSCWGAAALPGAAGAGDAGDTGGVVCVCFSSATRSGDVPAANTRHTDDKKTAAQKMASSLI; from the exons ATGCCGCGCAGCGACTTGGCGGGCCGCGCcgccttgccgccgccgccgccctgtcTGGGGGCCGGGGGTGGCGCCGCGGGCTGCTGCTGCGGCGAGGCGGGGGCGGGGGGCCGCGGGGGCGGCGGGTCGTGCAGCTGGTCGTCGTCCGTGATCTCCCAGATGAGCGGCGAGTCGCGCGAGGAAGACGACGACGCCGCCGCCGGGGGGCAGAACTGGCGAGGCGGCTCCTGCTGGGGCGCGGCCGCActgccgggggcggcgggggcgggcgaCGCCGGCGACACGGGCGGCGTCGTCTGCGTCTGCTTCTCGTCCGCTACGCGCAGCGGCGACGTACCTGCGGCGAACACACGT catactgacgacaagaagacggcagcccagaagatggccagctCACTGATTTAG